A stretch of the Planktothricoides raciborskii GIHE-MW2 genome encodes the following:
- a CDS encoding alpha/beta fold hydrolase, whose protein sequence is MQAKIRDTEIYFDIEGAGLVIDGDRMKERPTAFLVHGGPGGDHTSYKAGLSDLSQKMQLVYFDHRGQGRSARGPKETYTLENNVEDMEALRQYLGLDKIIVIGGSYGGMVALSYAIKYPQNISHLIVIATVPDYRFLEKAKQFIAEKGTPEQKKYAELLWAGNFKDEAELKAYFQVMAPLYSVTYNPEAKNQSDNRTIYSVDAINQAFGGFLRTYNILDQLHKITAPTLVIGGRHDWICPPEFSEEIAAAIPNSDLRIFENSGHLIRVDEPQALKDAIAGFIVYKK, encoded by the coding sequence ATGCAAGCAAAAATTAGAGACACAGAAATTTATTTTGATATTGAAGGGGCAGGGTTAGTCATTGACGGCGATCGCATGAAAGAAAGACCCACGGCGTTTCTGGTTCATGGGGGGCCGGGAGGCGATCATACTTCCTACAAAGCGGGACTTTCTGACCTAAGTCAAAAAATGCAATTAGTCTATTTTGACCATCGCGGTCAGGGACGGTCTGCCCGTGGCCCAAAAGAAACTTATACCTTAGAAAATAATGTCGAAGATATGGAAGCATTGCGCCAATATCTCGGCTTAGATAAAATTATCGTCATCGGCGGTTCTTATGGGGGCATGGTGGCCTTATCTTATGCCATCAAATATCCGCAAAATATCTCCCATTTAATTGTCATTGCCACCGTACCCGACTATCGTTTTTTAGAGAAAGCCAAACAGTTTATCGCCGAAAAAGGCACACCGGAACAAAAGAAATATGCGGAACTTCTCTGGGCTGGCAACTTTAAAGATGAAGCGGAATTAAAAGCCTATTTTCAAGTCATGGCGCCCTTATACTCTGTCACCTATAACCCAGAAGCGAAAAACCAATCTGACAACCGAACCATTTACTCAGTGGATGCAATTAATCAGGCATTTGGCGGATTTTTGCGGACTTATAATATCTTAGATCAACTACATAAAATTACTGCCCCCACATTAGTTATTGGTGGTCGCCATGATTGGATTTGTCCCCCGGAATTTTCCGAAGAAATTGCCGCCGCTATCCCCAATTCAGATTTAAGAATATTTGAAAATAGCGGTCACTTAATCCGCGTAGACGAACCCCAAGCCCTCAAAGATGCGATCGCGGGTTTTATTGTCTATAAAAAATGA